The genomic window CGGCATATTTGCCAGAGTTCCGAGAATAGAAATATCAATCAAATCAAATAAAAAATTGTTGCCCGGGTGCCGTATTAGTTGAGAATAATTCTTCATACACATCCCTCTCTAAAAAATCCTGCTGTCATAACAATATTTTCTCCTAAAAGGATATTTTTAATAAAAAAAAAAGAGGCTACTCAGCCTCTTTTTCACCTAAAATTCTATTGACTTTTTCTTCTAGAATTTCAAGCCTGTGTTTAATCTCCTCTAAATCGGATTTTTTTACTATCTTCATTGATGAGATAACATTTTCCACCTGTTCCTGGACTTTCTGCTTTAATTTTTCTCTCTCTTCCTGCATTTTACTCAATAAGTTGTTTAAAGCATCTTTTCCGTCTTCTTTTGATAGTTCACCTTTTTTTACCAGTTCAGATATAATCTCTTCAGCTTTCTCTTTAGTAAGGGTGGCAAGACCTATGCCTGCATAAAACAGTTCTTTAAACATGATTTTTCA from Biomaibacter acetigenes includes these protein-coding regions:
- a CDS encoding phasin family protein, whose protein sequence is MFKELFYAGIGLATLTKEKAEEIISELVKKGELSKEDGKDALNNLLSKMQEEREKLKQKVQEQVENVISSMKIVKKSDLEEIKHRLEILEEKVNRILGEKEAE